One Fuerstiella marisgermanici DNA window includes the following coding sequences:
- a CDS encoding ECF-type sigma factor → MESFQEVTQILHQVAAGNDQAAGDLLPLVYEDLRKQASQQMALERVNHTLQATALVHDAYLRIMGSDHDKKWDSRAHFYAAASSAMRRILIDHARSRSRLKRGGDRVQLTWIDMEIPDQPISHEQLLELDDALQKLEQSDEQVAELVRLRLYAGLSVTESAEILKISRTVAYELWDYALAWFAVELRPSDCPR, encoded by the coding sequence ATGGAAAGTTTTCAGGAAGTTACCCAGATTCTGCATCAGGTTGCAGCAGGAAATGATCAGGCCGCCGGTGACCTGCTGCCGTTGGTTTACGAGGACCTGCGCAAGCAGGCATCTCAGCAGATGGCATTGGAGCGAGTCAACCATACGCTTCAGGCCACCGCTCTCGTCCACGACGCTTACCTCCGAATCATGGGCTCCGACCATGACAAGAAATGGGACTCCAGGGCCCATTTTTACGCCGCTGCCTCCAGTGCGATGCGCCGCATCCTCATCGACCACGCCCGTTCCCGATCCCGACTCAAGCGTGGTGGCGACCGAGTTCAGCTCACGTGGATCGACATGGAGATTCCCGATCAACCGATCAGCCACGAGCAACTACTGGAACTGGACGATGCCCTGCAGAAGCTGGAGCAGTCGGACGAACAGGTCGCGGAATTGGTTCGACTGCGTTTGTACGCCGGACTATCGGTCACAGAGTCAGCAGAGATTCTGAAAATCTCCCGTACCGTGGCCTACGAACTCTGGGATTATGCGCTCGCATGGTTTGCCGTTGAGCTGAGACCGTCTGATTGCCCGCGTTAA
- a CDS encoding protein kinase domain-containing protein yields MTKLANSCMDAEKCVVDIDQQPVIDRYKLVEEIGRGGMGTVFMALQTEPVRRRVAVKVINPGMNTRDVLLRFEAERQTLAIMDHPSIARVFDGGKTDTGLPYFVMELVRGSSILKFCREHELPLEQRLKLFVDICSAIQHAHQKGIIHRDLKPSNILVEQHEASIIPKVIDFGIAKAIGADSENPNVTGFREVLGTPMYMSPEQAEFNALDVDTRSDVYSLGVLLYELVAHQPPFDPERIRKAGFSELFQIIREETPPLPSRSATLRKSHDTAAVSSSSAATSLLPRRVRGDLDCIVMKALEKNRLRRYQSARDLARDVHRFLNHEPIAARPPSTLYRVRKTARRHRAMIGGATIACLALLLGTAAALWQAQQAGQALKLAELRADVIAVTNQRLAGQVRTAERTRAEAEELLYATEVHLAGAALQVGDVVRTHNLLSRQTSPERIGLTESFEWQHLNQRVQQEPLWTRSLLGQIRCARVSPDGRHVAVAARDSLLRILDVNTGQSVCEHPAWAMLNSAAWSHDGHNVACACADGTVRLYSFRKTDHSEQVTESPRYGLQLVRTLQAQTSPTEADYIDDAGEANDALFTLDGRWLIAAGDDTLIRIWDRQKESLVATLDGHGRAVERLALSSNSAFLATASSDGTLRLWDIAGHFSRGDPITLSGRVVSLAVSDDGTLVAAGDINGELVILESTTGDVSRVEILDGIESLAFAPSPDRIIVGDRAGIIRSWRLTDQPGDRISEQQDDPWLAHESRVQALAVHPQTGHVISASRDGKVSSWPRIQADTYRQVDSVSVLGFAHDGDLLLGNHQLLRLSSDRFGIRTREPVSTAGWKLMAISQNSDRTVLASDSEVVVQDLRTNKRITQWKCTKDIYRVAISPDGRLVATVDYGGTSVRIRSAIDGRPVREFPVKACRCLAFSPDSQTLAFGFLDNLLLYSLDLDTAPIVFSGHSSTLRCVSFSPNGSTIATGSNDRHIRIWDAASGKGLMELPGHSDYVTSISYSRDGTRIVSAGESCRIRIWHATSMQPLLDLVVPQEVPAVYAELSPDNNRLAVLDKNDTVSIFEAIDSKQQCTRPADTSAMLDFQTGESVEFDALGDLTSGMHRSLSRGISPDGRLVVGHSFHFKGFSPFVWSETDGIRRLGPPYPDGLNGECTCVSADHSVFGGAGGVVGERGYSARLWYPDGSTRRVAEGPGMVVAISADNKIVAGYAGPKGEQKPFVERGGELRWLPLPSAENNGVTASMTPDGRFILGTTFEVAADSDGEALSAWRNAQPVLWSNGELQEMPGFGPQWNWKAVDISDDGTTIIGSCWAPGDRIHHPGARMFVWRDGALEILEPPPGFLELRPQAISGDGNTIVGRLGQALYRKNSHACSWTSHSGFMDLNAVCLTNSEVAGWTLVDALDVSADGRQVTGYGLNSDGHLEAWRLQFGQ; encoded by the coding sequence GTGACGAAACTCGCCAATAGTTGCATGGACGCCGAAAAATGCGTCGTTGACATCGATCAGCAGCCGGTCATTGACCGCTACAAGCTTGTCGAAGAAATCGGTCGGGGCGGCATGGGCACGGTATTCATGGCACTGCAAACAGAACCTGTTCGCCGCCGCGTGGCTGTAAAGGTAATCAATCCCGGAATGAACACGCGCGACGTGCTGTTGAGATTCGAAGCCGAACGGCAGACGCTCGCCATCATGGATCACCCGAGCATCGCCCGAGTGTTTGACGGCGGAAAAACGGATACCGGGCTGCCGTACTTCGTCATGGAACTGGTTCGCGGTTCTTCCATTCTGAAGTTCTGCCGAGAGCACGAACTGCCGCTCGAACAACGCCTTAAACTTTTTGTCGACATTTGCAGCGCTATTCAGCATGCTCACCAAAAGGGAATCATTCACCGGGATCTGAAGCCGTCGAACATTCTGGTCGAACAACACGAAGCCTCGATAATCCCCAAAGTCATCGACTTCGGAATTGCCAAAGCGATCGGCGCTGATTCAGAGAATCCGAATGTTACCGGCTTTCGAGAAGTCCTCGGCACGCCGATGTACATGAGTCCTGAACAGGCGGAATTCAACGCTCTTGATGTCGATACCCGCAGCGACGTCTATTCGCTGGGAGTGTTATTGTACGAGCTCGTCGCCCATCAGCCTCCCTTTGACCCGGAACGGATCCGCAAGGCCGGATTTTCAGAATTGTTCCAGATCATTCGTGAAGAAACACCGCCGCTCCCGAGTCGTTCGGCGACGCTCCGAAAGTCTCACGATACTGCCGCAGTAAGCAGCAGTTCCGCCGCGACGAGTTTGCTGCCCCGCCGTGTCCGCGGAGACCTGGACTGCATCGTGATGAAGGCGTTGGAAAAGAACCGCTTACGGCGCTACCAATCCGCTCGCGATCTAGCCAGGGATGTGCACCGATTCCTGAATCATGAACCGATCGCCGCCCGGCCGCCATCTACACTATACCGGGTGCGGAAAACCGCCCGGCGCCATCGAGCGATGATTGGCGGAGCAACCATCGCGTGCCTGGCGTTACTGCTGGGCACAGCGGCCGCACTGTGGCAGGCGCAGCAGGCCGGTCAAGCGCTGAAGCTTGCGGAACTCCGTGCTGACGTCATCGCTGTTACCAATCAGCGACTGGCAGGTCAGGTTCGCACTGCCGAACGCACTCGTGCTGAGGCCGAGGAACTACTTTATGCAACTGAGGTTCATTTGGCGGGCGCTGCATTGCAAGTTGGCGACGTTGTCCGAACTCACAACCTGCTGTCCCGACAGACTTCCCCCGAGCGCATCGGGCTGACCGAGTCGTTCGAATGGCAGCACCTTAACCAGCGTGTTCAACAAGAGCCTCTCTGGACTCGGTCCCTTCTTGGGCAGATTCGTTGCGCTAGGGTCTCACCCGACGGTCGCCACGTGGCCGTAGCTGCCCGTGATTCGCTATTGCGGATTCTGGATGTCAATACCGGTCAGTCCGTGTGTGAACATCCTGCATGGGCTATGTTGAACAGCGCCGCTTGGTCACATGATGGTCATAACGTGGCCTGTGCCTGCGCGGATGGCACCGTCCGGCTGTATTCCTTTCGCAAGACAGATCACAGCGAGCAGGTGACCGAATCGCCGCGCTATGGGCTGCAGCTAGTCCGGACCCTTCAAGCTCAGACCAGCCCGACAGAAGCAGATTACATTGACGATGCGGGCGAAGCCAACGACGCCCTGTTCACACTGGACGGGCGGTGGCTTATCGCCGCGGGTGACGACACGCTAATTCGAATCTGGGACCGTCAGAAAGAGAGTCTGGTCGCGACGCTTGACGGTCACGGGCGTGCAGTAGAGCGTCTGGCTCTCTCCTCAAACAGTGCGTTTCTGGCAACCGCCAGTAGCGATGGCACATTGCGGCTGTGGGACATAGCCGGGCACTTCTCTCGCGGCGACCCAATCACTCTGTCCGGTCGCGTCGTCAGCCTTGCCGTGTCAGATGACGGCACACTTGTCGCAGCTGGCGACATCAACGGAGAACTGGTGATCCTGGAATCGACGACCGGGGATGTCAGTCGAGTTGAGATTCTTGACGGCATCGAAAGTCTGGCTTTTGCACCTTCCCCTGACCGAATCATTGTCGGAGATCGTGCCGGCATCATTCGCAGCTGGCGATTGACGGATCAGCCCGGCGACCGGATTTCCGAGCAGCAGGATGATCCCTGGCTGGCACACGAATCGCGAGTGCAGGCGCTGGCTGTTCACCCCCAGACGGGACATGTCATTTCCGCTAGCCGTGATGGGAAGGTGTCTTCGTGGCCGAGGATCCAGGCGGACACGTACCGTCAGGTCGATTCCGTCTCTGTGTTGGGGTTTGCCCATGACGGAGACCTGCTGTTAGGAAATCATCAACTCTTGCGACTGAGTTCCGATCGCTTCGGCATTCGCACGCGTGAACCGGTTTCCACAGCCGGATGGAAATTGATGGCCATCAGTCAGAATTCAGACAGGACGGTCCTTGCCAGTGATTCAGAAGTTGTTGTGCAGGACCTAAGAACAAATAAGAGGATTACACAATGGAAGTGCACGAAAGATATCTATCGCGTCGCGATCTCACCGGATGGGCGGCTGGTTGCTACCGTCGATTATGGCGGTACCAGTGTCCGCATTCGCAGCGCCATTGATGGACGGCCAGTGCGTGAATTTCCGGTCAAGGCCTGTCGATGCCTTGCCTTCTCTCCAGACAGTCAGACGTTGGCCTTCGGTTTTTTGGACAACCTGCTGCTTTACTCTCTTGATTTAGACACTGCCCCGATCGTGTTTTCCGGGCATTCATCCACACTTCGCTGTGTCAGCTTCAGTCCGAACGGCAGTACCATTGCGACCGGCAGCAATGATCGACACATCCGAATCTGGGATGCGGCATCCGGTAAAGGGCTGATGGAACTCCCTGGTCATTCCGATTACGTGACATCGATCAGCTACTCGCGGGATGGAACGCGGATCGTTTCCGCAGGTGAATCCTGCCGCATCAGAATATGGCACGCCACGTCGATGCAGCCGCTACTGGATCTTGTGGTACCGCAGGAAGTGCCCGCCGTTTATGCCGAACTGAGTCCGGACAATAATCGCCTCGCAGTGCTGGACAAAAATGACACCGTTTCCATCTTTGAAGCGATTGATTCTAAACAACAGTGCACGCGTCCGGCGGACACCTCTGCCATGTTGGACTTCCAGACCGGTGAGTCCGTTGAATTTGATGCGCTGGGTGATCTGACCAGCGGCATGCACCGCAGTCTATCCAGGGGAATCTCCCCTGACGGAAGATTGGTGGTCGGGCATAGCTTCCATTTCAAGGGATTCAGCCCTTTTGTGTGGTCGGAGACAGATGGCATTCGCCGTTTGGGGCCACCGTATCCAGACGGCCTGAACGGTGAGTGCACATGCGTTTCGGCCGATCACTCGGTATTCGGCGGCGCGGGAGGCGTTGTGGGAGAACGCGGATACTCGGCTCGTCTCTGGTACCCGGACGGATCAACCCGTCGAGTCGCAGAAGGTCCGGGAATGGTTGTTGCGATCTCAGCCGACAACAAGATCGTCGCAGGCTATGCCGGCCCCAAAGGAGAACAGAAACCCTTTGTGGAACGTGGCGGAGAACTGCGTTGGCTCCCGCTTCCGTCAGCAGAAAACAACGGTGTTACGGCGTCCATGACTCCCGATGGACGGTTCATTCTGGGCACGACATTTGAGGTCGCCGCCGATAGTGATGGTGAAGCGTTGAGCGCTTGGCGCAACGCTCAGCCGGTACTCTGGAGTAACGGTGAACTCCAGGAAATGCCTGGCTTCGGACCGCAATGGAATTGGAAGGCCGTTGACATTTCGGATGACGGCACGACCATTATCGGCTCTTGCTGGGCACCAGGAGATCGCATTCACCACCCCGGGGCCCGGATGTTTGTGTGGCGAGATGGCGCCTTGGAAATCCTGGAACCTCCCCCCGGATTTCTTGAGCTGCGTCCGCAGGCGATTTCCGGCGATGGCAATACCATCGTGGGTCGGCTGGGGCAGGCCTTGTACAGGAAGAACAGTCACGCGTGTTCTTGGACGTCACATAGCGGTTTCATGGACCTTAACGCCGTTTGCCTGACAAACTCGGAAGTCGCAGGATGGACGCTGGTGGATGCGCTCGATGTATCCGCTGACGGGCGACAGGTTACCGGCTACGGCCTAAACTCGGATGGCCATCTGGAAGCCTGGCGGCTGCAATTTGGCCAGTGA